The genomic window CTCCTCTGTCTCACCTACTTGTGCCATACAACCAGTGACTTTTGCAAGAAGTCTATTGACTTGCTGTTTCCGGCAAAAGTTTAAATCGTCTAAAATTGATTGACTTTCACTCGGCGAGAGGCTAAATATTGTCACATACAAAGCCAACAGCACTCGTCTATGGAACTGGCGACAACACTCACAAGCCACACTGTGCAAAATGCTGTCCGTGAGGTAGGAATTAACCCAAATCACTGGTATGCGGTAGGTTGGGCAGAACAACTCATACCTGGAGAAATTATATCTGTCGTCATCTGGCAGCAGGCGATCGCAGTCTACCGCGATATCAATGGTCAACTTCATGCACTCGAAGATTTTTGCCCACACAAAGGTGTTGCATTACACAAAGGTAAAGTCCACGGCTGTAACCTGGCTTGTGCTTACCACGGTTGGGAATTTGATAGCAAAGGAAGTTGTGTAAAAATTCCTTACTTACCAGAACAACAAAAGCTACCGCGTGCAACTGTTCGCAGCTATCCTATTCAAGAAAAATATAATCTGATTTGGATTTTTCCTGGGGAACCTAATCTTGCTGCAACTTGTCAATTACCCCATATTCCAGAGTTTTTTGAAGGTGAGTGGTTAGTTGTACCCATCTCTGCTCATTTTCAGGCACATTTTTCTATCTGCAATGAAAACACAATGGATGTGTTTCATGGATTTCTGCACCAAGGATTGCAAGGCTGGTTCGATCCCGTTTTACTCAGCCTCAAAGAAACCGAAACTTCCGTACGGGCAGAGTATAATGTCTCATACAAAGGACATATGGCGAAATTCCTGGGGTTAAGCGATCGCGCCGATACCGTCACTACATTGCCCATTACTGTAGAGTATCGTTACCCGCACTATGCAACCTCATTACAAGGCGTTTCCTCTTTATACTTGATGCGTTTACCCATAGGACCTAACGAAAGTCGTTCATTTGCCTTATTCTTTTTTAAAGTCCGCCTACCACAATGGGTACTACAACCGCTCAAACCCATACTCATACCACTACTTCAGCACTTTGTCTTGTCTAAGTTTCTAGCGCAAGACATTGAAATGATCGAAAGCGAACAGCGCAACTATCTTGCGAATCGCCAACGCAGATATGTAGAAATTAATCCAGCAATTATTGCTATTCAACGATTAATTGTCCGGCAATATGAACAATTTATGCAAAAATCTATACAACCGTCCTTAAAATACCAGGAGCGAGAATCAATTACCAATTCTACGAGTGGGTCTTAAATAATTTATTCATAAATACTATTTGTCCTATGCTACGGTTTTTTAAATCTGGATAGCGTTAACTACCTAACCAAAGGCAATATTTTCTTAACTCAAACAGGATAAGCTATCTGGGATAAAGGTGAGGGGATTAGATTCGTGCAAGTTATCAAAGAATACGTTCAACGGTGGTACGAAAGCGGACTCGATCCCGATGAGTACGTTTGTCATCGCAAGCAAGGTAATCTCGTCGAGATTTCTGACGCAGACACAGGTGAGAAGAGAACTGTTCTCACCTTCTGCACCAACGATGTTTTGGGACTCGTACAATGCGAAGCAGTAAAACAAGCGGCGATTGATGCGATCCTTCAATATGGCACATCGAATAGTTCCACATCCGTTTTAAGCGGGCGGATTACATTACACCAACAGCTAGAAGACGAAATATCTGCATTCAAGCATTTACCGCATACACAACTATTTCTCAATGCGTGGATGGCGATGCAAGCGATGATGGACGCGTTTTGTCACCTTGCAATTCCTGTACCAGGATTTCAAAATACCCGCGAAACACTCATTCTTACTGATGTCCTGAATCATGGCTGTATTGTGTCGGCGGTTGTCAACGCGGGAACACGTTCAGGGAAAGTGTTTAGTCACAGCCCGCAAGTACGCGTTAAAGCTTATCGTCATTGTGATGTCGAAGACTTGCGGCGGAAGTTACAGCGCTACGCTCGACCTGGCGATCGCATTTTAGTCGTTTCCGATGCCGTATTCTCGATGGATGGGGACATCGCCCCACTCCCCGATATGCTCAATGTGTTACACCACTACGAAGGCAGTGTGCTATTAATGGATGAAGCGCATGCTAGCGGCGCATTAGGGGCGACAGGACGCGGGATTTACGAGCATTTTGGCATTTTACCTACGCAGGCAATCGAACGCGGTGTAGTACCGCTGATTATGACGACGTTTTCAAAGTTTGCTGCGTCAGCTGGTGCCGCAATTAGCACGCACGTTGCTGAGTTAAAACCTTTATTAAATGTCTCGCCAACGTCAATCGGGACAATTTCACTATCACCACCACTTGCAGCAGCAGCGTTGGAAAGTATTCGCCAAGTGCGTCAACGTCCTGAATTGGTACAGAACTTGCAAGCAAATACCCGCTATTTGCGATCGCGGCTTGCGGAACACGATTTTGTCGCAATTGGTGAGACGAACGTTATTCCTGTTATTCTAACATCAGAAATCAATCCGAAAATCTTTGCGCGGCAATTGATGCATAACTATGGGCTGTGGGTGTCGCCGATCTGGTTTATCGCCAAACCGCGCTTGCGCATCACTGTCAACGCCTTACATTCGCGTGAAGAGATGGATCGCTTAGTTGCAGGTATGGTAGCCACCAGAGATTTATTTTATAAACCAACGCTCAGCGCCTAACTTATTGGCTATTAGCTCAATCGCTTGGTGAATTAAAGTGCCTACACAATCAATAAACTTTCAGGTTCGAGCGGTAATAACTCCGAAAGAGCGTGAGTTATTCCTCGACCTACCAGCAAAAATTTATGCTAGTGATCCCCATTGGATACCACCGATTCGCAGCAGCATCACCAAAGAGTTTACTTCTGACTATCCTTTCTCTCAGTATGGAAAGCTGCAACAGTTCGTTGCCCTATCGCAAGACGTAGATAACCCTCAGCCTTTGGGTAGAATTGTCGCCGCAGTCAATCAAAGGTTGATTGAACGCGAAGGAGATAACATTGGGTTATTTGGCTATTTTGAATGCGTTTCCGATTTTGATGTTGCGCAAGCATTACTAACATCAGCAAGTGAGTGGCTACGCGTACAAGGGATGACTCGCGTTCGAGGTCCTATTGACCTATCGACGCACAACCGTTGTTTCTTTTTAGTCGATGGATTTGACTCGCCACCACTCGTGATGATGCCGTATAATCCGCCGTACTATCCAGAGTTGATTGAACGTGATGGATGGCAAAAAGCAAAAGATGCTTATGCGTATGATTTTCCTTTAGATAAACCTTTACCCAAAGAGTTTGAAAAAGCGCATCGCGTAGCTTGTAAATCGGGTGTCAACTTTCGTCCGATTAGAACTAAAGGCGAAAGTTTTGAAAAAGATGCGATCGCCATTTATCACCTTTTCAATCGAGCGTTTGCGCATAGCTGGAGTTCCACACCCCGCACTGAAGCTGAATTTCTCGAAGAAGCGAAAGAATTACAAAACATTATAGACCCTGATGTATTCCCCATTGCCGAATACAACGGCGAAATGATCGGCTTTTTCATGGGTTTACCCGATTACAATATTCCCTTAAAGCACGTCAATGGTAAATTAAACTGGTTAGGAATTCTCAAGTTTTTGTGGTATCGTCGTCAAATCGATCAAGGACGAGTGATTACAATTTGCTCGCTACCAGACTATCGCTTGAAAATGGTGCCTTTGGCTCTAATTTATCTGGGAATGCAAGGCGGAATTCAAAAAGGTAAGCCGTACAAACGTGCGGAATTATCGTGGGTGTACGAGGATAATTATCCTTCGCGTAAACTCATCGAAGCTGCTGGCGGCAAAATATATAAAACGTATCGTATTTACGAAAAAGCCCTATGAAGGCACTTGTCACGGGAGCTAACGGCTTTACTGGCTCTCACTTAGTTTATGCGCTACAACAACGCGGCGCGCAAGTTGTGGGTTTGGTACGCAAGTCAAGCAACTTATCACGTCTTGCCAATTCTCAGTTGCAACTCGTCTACGGTGATATCACAGATCGCGATGCTTTGCAAACGGCAATGCAAGGTGTTAATACGGTATTTCATACCGCCGCCTATGTTGAGTTAGGGTTAGTCAATGCAGACAAAATGCAGCGCGTCAATGTCGAGGGAACTCGCGCGGTGATGGAAGTTGCCCAAGCATCAGGGGTATCGAAGATTATATATTGCAGCACGATTGGTATCTTTGGCGATACCAAAGGCGAAGTTGTCGATGAGACATTTCAACGCCGACAAACCGACTTTTCCTCAGCTTACGATCGCACAAAATATCAAGCCCAACAAATTGTCGATGAATTTGCATCCCAAGATCTTCCAGTTGTAAGCGTCTTACCATCAGGAATCTTTGGTGCAGACGATCCGCATTTTGGTCCAGTATTGCAGCAATTTCTCAAAGGGCGCTTAAAGTTATGGGCGGGAGGCGATCGCATTACCGGAATTGTTCATGTCGATGACTTGGTTGATGCAATGCTGCTAGCCGCTGAGAAAAGTCCTCCAGGAGAACACTACATTATTTCTGCGGGGGAACTTTCGACACGAGAAATGTTTGAATTGCTAAGTCAACAAACAGGAATTCCTATCCCTGCGGAAGCACCAAAATCTATTGTTAAGCTAGCTGGAAATCTTCTCGATCCCATCGGACGTTTATTACAATGGCAACCACCTCTAAGTCGCGAACGGATTCACTATATTTACGATCGCTGCGTGCGAGTTGATGCGACAAAAGCACGTCAAAAGTTAGGCTGGAAACCGCGTTCAGTTAAAGAAACGTTATCAGAAATTGCTAAAGCGCTTCAGGAATCTGGTTAGGTAAGGATGATAAAACTGAGTATCGTCACCTTATAGTGGCGTTGCCGAACAGAAGTATGATTTGCCCCCTCGTCCCCCAATTTTGGCTACGGTGTACACCAAGTCTAGACTGGCTTCGCTCCAATTCCCGCAAGTTCTTTAGATCCAGTTCAAAATCTTCAATGTCATATGTATGAGTAAAGCGGGATACTTCGCTGCTTGAGAAGTTGGCAAAAAGAATTAGGAGACATATCAGCCAACTTACTGGCATAGCCTAATAATGTTAAACGACCTGTTTGGAATAATTATAATGCAATACTCTTGGCGGAATTCAATTGGAATCAGCCCAGATGCTTGTAGAATTTCATCTGAGATAACAACACTCATGGCACAAAACTACTATATTAAATATACTTTCAGCGTTTGCAGACTGCTTACCTCAATTTGCATTTTTTCTATTTTTAGATTGTTTACTTTAGCTTGTTTAACTAAGCAGTCAAGTTTTTGAATTAATTTATTGATAAATCGCATCAATTTACTAAACGCTTTTCTTTTTCTATGTTCGCTCATTCTTGCCGTAAAATTCCATCTTCCATGTAAGCAACGCGATCGGCGACATCAATGATACGCGGGTCGTGAGTTACTATGAGTACCGTAGAGCCTTCTTCTTTGGCTAATATCCGCAGTAACTCGATCACATTGTGTCCGCTACGCGAGTCTAATGCGGCTGTGGGTTCGTCTGCCATAATTAGTTGCGGATTACCTGCTAATGCACGGGCGATCGCTACTCGTTGTTTTTGTCCGCCAGATAAGTCCCCTGGTTTATAATTTGTATGACTAGCCAAGCCTACCTGTTCGAGTAGATATTGCGCCTGATTTCGTGCTAGTCGTCCTTTAATCCCTTTGATGTTCAGCACTAATTCGACATTCTCTGCTGCTGTCAGTGCTGGAAACAAGTTAAAGCCCTGAAAAATAAACCCGATATTCTCTAAGCGAAAGCGTGCTAACTTCTCGCGAGACATTTTTGTAATCTCTTCGCCGAGTAAATAAACGCTACCCGCCGTTGGTGTCAGCAAGCCTGCCAAAATCGACAGCAAAGTCGTTTTTCCTGATCCCGATGGTCCCATCAACAGTTGAATATCGCCAGGAGAAACGTCTAAGTCAATTCCTTTTAGAACCTGAAAGCATTCTCGTCCCGACCGGAAAGCCATCTCTACACCTTTTGTCAAGATCGCTTTTGTTTTCCGTTGGTTAGTTAGTTTTATCGATTTGGGATCAACCAGGGTACGGCTTATTATAGACACAATAGACTACTTTGAGAATTATTCAGTACTAAGTTACTTCAGTTTATTCAGTTTTAAGGATCTTAATAGTATTAGACGCTGCTCGCTACGAAAAAGATTCTCCTCAGAGGAACAAATCTAGAGATCAGGGTTTTGACTGTTCTTCTGCTTATAGCAACGCTCAATATGGTGAAGCTATTATAAAAGCTCAAACTAATTGCCTCAACTAGCTTTTATCCCTTATCTCTGACCTTTGACCCCTGACCTCTCGTCGCTCAACACTAACGTTTACGTCAAAGATATGTGGGTAACACTCCTTCACAATTACGGCTGTTCCCACTGCGGGAGTTGTTTGCATAAAGTTACATTAAACATAACTAACTATATGAAAGTTTATGTAAGGGCAGATAGCCCTACCTAAACAAGCTCGGTAAGGGAAACCACGATGTTTGAATACTTTACAGATAAAGCCATCAAGGTAATCATGCTATCCCAGGAAGAGACACGTCGCCTGGGACACAACTTGGTAGGAACCGAGCAGATTCTTTTAGGCTTGATTGGAGAAGGTACGGGAGTAGCAGCAAAAGTGCTGACCGAGCTAGGAGTATCCCTCCAAGATGCACGCGCAGAAGTAGAAAAAATTATCGGTAGGGGAGATCGATTTGTCCCCGCTGAACTTCCTTTCACTCCCAAAGTTAAGCGTGTTTTTGAGCAAGCTCTAGCTGAAGCTCGGCAACTCGGAAACAACTACATTGACACAGAACACATTCTCTTAGGATTACTTCGCGAAGGCGACGGCGTAGCAGCGAAAGTACTGAGTAACTTAGGTATTCACCTCGAACAAATTCGCACCGCAGTCATTAAAAAGCATGGAGAGGTAGCAGCCGTTTCTGTGGGTAATACCGACCGCCGTAGTGGTCGCACTGCAAGTAAAACAGCGACTCTAGATGAATTTAGCACCAATTTAACAAAGCTCGCCGCCGAAGGTAAGATCGACCCTGTTGTGGGACGCGAGAAAGAAATCGAACGCGCGATCCAGATTCTCGGACGGCGGACGAAGAATAACCCCGTGTTAATCGGTGAACCTGGTGTTGGAAAAACCGCGATCGCCGAAGGACTCGCCCAACGAATTGTTACCCAAAACGTTCCTGACATCCTCGAAGATCGCCAAGTCATCAGCCTAGACATGGGGTTACTGATTGCGGGTACGCGCTTTAGAGGTGACTTTGAAGAACGCATCAAAGCAATCATAGAGGAAATTCGCGCTGCGGGTAACATCATCCTCATGATCGACGAAATTCACACTTTGATCAGTACTGGTGGTGTTGAAGGTGGTATGGATGCGGCGAATATCCTCAAGCCAGCATTAGCCCGTGGTGAGTTGCAGTGTCTCGGTGCTACAACACTCGATGAATACCGCAAGCACATCGAACGCGATGCAGCACTTGAGCGTCGTTTCCAGCCGATTATGGTTGGCGAACCTTCGGTAGATGAAACGATTGAGATTCTGCACGGTTTACGCACGACTTACGAACAACATCACCGCGTCAAAATTACTGATATCGCCCTAGAAGCCGCTGCACAGCTATCAGATCGTTACATTAGCGATCGCTTCTTACCCGATAAAGCCATCGACTTGATTGATGAAGCAGGTTCGCGCGTTCGTTTAAGAAACTCGCAAGCATCTGCGACAAGCCAAGTCAAGCGCGAATTAGTCCAAGTATCGCGCGACAAAGAAGCCGCCGTTAGAGTACAAGACTTCGATAAAGCAAGACAAATACGCGATCGCGAGTTAGAACTTGAAGCTCAAATCAAAGCGATTTCTGAAAATCAAAACGATGTCAACACTCCTGTTGTTGATGAAGAAGACATTGCGCAAATCGTTGCTTCCTGGACTGGCGTACCTGTTAATAAGTTGACAGAAACCGAATCTGAATTGCTGTTGCACTTAGAAGACACCCTACATCAGCGGATTATCGGTCAACAAGAAGCTGTAACAGCAGTTTCTCGCGCAATTCGCCGCGCTAGAGTTGGCTTAAAGAACCCAGAGCGCCCAATCGCGAGCTTTATCTTCTCAGGTCCTACCGGAGTTGGTAAAACCGAACTAACCAAAGCGCTTGCTGCTTATTTCTTCGGTTCAGAAGAAGCGATGATTCGCCTCGATATGTCCGAGTTTATGGAACGCCACACGGTTTCCAAACTGATTGGATCACCTCCTGGATATGTTGGATACGATGAAGGCGGACAACTTACAGAAGCAGTACGTCGCAGACCTTACACTGTAGTGCTATTCGACGAAATCGAGAAAGCACACCCCGATGTCTTCAACATGATGTTGCAAATCATGGATGATGGTCGCTTGACAGATGCCAAAGGTCGGACAGTAGACTTCAAGAATACGCTACTGATCATGACTTCCAATATTGGTTCGCGAGTCATCGAAAAAGGTGGCGGCGGTTTAGGGTTTGAGATTGCTGATAGTCAAAGCGAGTCGAGTTACAATCGCATTCGCAATCTTGTGAATGAAGAGTTGAAGCAACACTTCCGCCCTGAGTTCCTTAACCGCGTAGACGATATCATTGTCTTCCGTCAGTTGACCAAACCAGAAATCACGCAAATCGCTGATATTCTGTTGCGCGAAGTTTCCACCCGCTTGGTAGAACAAGGAATCGAACTCGATGTGACTGCTAAGTTCAAAGACCGCGTAGTTCAAGAAGGCTACAACCCTAGCTACGGTGCAAGACCATTACGTCGAGCGATCGTGCGACTGCTTGAAGATAGTCTAGCCGAAGCAATGCTAGCAGGTTCAATCAAAATCGGAGACACAGCTATTGTTGACGTTGACGATCGCGGTGAAGTCAAGGTAGAAAAAGTAGCCAACAAAGAGTTGTTACTATCTTCTGTTAGTTAATCACCTAGCTTATCCCAAACCCCTAGCAATCACGCTGGGGGATTTTTTATAGAGAGATCGCCATTCCCAACAAACTTTGTGCTCTTTGTGTCTACCCTGCGGGAAGGCTACGCCAATGTGGTTCGTTAAAGTAAATAAGTATGTGGGCATAATTGTATGTCAGGTAATGGGTAATAGGTATTCTTTCCAATGACCAATGACCAGTTACCAACCTTTGAGTTACATTTATTTTCACTCACTTACCTAAAACTAAGACTCTGCTTCTATGAGTAAGCGAGATACAAAATCTGGGAAATTTGTGACTGATTCCGAGCCAGTCATCAGCAAGCCAATCAGTATTCGTCTACCGCCGAGTTTAGAAGCCGAACTACGAGCCGTTGCAAAAGATGCACTCGCGCCTTGGATTCGAGAAGCGATCGCCGAAAAATTGGCAAGAGACAAACAATAGAATTGCTCAGAACTTAAGAGTCGTATAAATGATAAGAAAAAGCGCCCCCGTGAAAGAGCGCTGATTAAGCAATCATAGAAGACAAACTTTTAAGACAATTTAGCGTTAATTGCAGGTGTAGTCATTGCAACTCGTACCGCTTCTGCTGTAGCTAAATCAAGTGGAAAATTATGTGCATTGCGTTCGTGCATCACTTCCATACCCAAGTTGGCGCGATTCAACACATCAGCCCAAGTACTAATCACACGTCCTTGCGAGTCCAGAACCGACTGATTAAAGTTGAAACCGTTCAGGTTAAACGCCATAGTACTGATACCCAAAGCAGTAAACCAGATACCAACTACGGGCCAAGCTGCAAGGAGAAAGTGCAGTGTACGACTGTTTGCTGTGGTTCCTAAGATAACCTCGTTTGTGCGTCCAACTAGGCGACCAAAGTAGCCGTGAGCAGCAACGATATTATAAGTCTCTTCTTCTTGCCCAAACTTGTAGCCGTAACTTTGAGACTCAAGTTCAGTTGTTTCGCGTACCAGAGTTGAGGTGACTAACGAACCATGCATTGCACTAAACAGCGCACCACCGAAGACACCTGCTACTCCTAGTTGATGGAACGGGTGCATCAAAATGTTGTGTTCAGCTTGAAACACTAACATAAAGTTGAAAGTACCACTAATACCTAACGGCATTCCATCAGAAAAGCTCCCTTGACCGATAGGGTAAATCAAGAATACTGCGGTAGCAGCGGCGACAGGTGCAGAGTAAGCAACAGCAATCCACGGACGCATCCCTAGACGGTAGCTGAGTTCCCACTCGCGTCCCATATAGCAGAATATGCCAATGAGAAAGTGGAAAATCACCAGTTGGTAAGGACCACCGTTATACAGCCACTCATCTAAACTTGCAGCTTCCCATATTGGATAAAAATGCAAGCCGATCGCATTCGAGGA from Chroogloeocystis siderophila 5.2 s.c.1 includes these protein-coding regions:
- a CDS encoding aromatic ring-hydroxylating oxygenase subunit alpha, whose translation is MELATTLTSHTVQNAVREVGINPNHWYAVGWAEQLIPGEIISVVIWQQAIAVYRDINGQLHALEDFCPHKGVALHKGKVHGCNLACAYHGWEFDSKGSCVKIPYLPEQQKLPRATVRSYPIQEKYNLIWIFPGEPNLAATCQLPHIPEFFEGEWLVVPISAHFQAHFSICNENTMDVFHGFLHQGLQGWFDPVLLSLKETETSVRAEYNVSYKGHMAKFLGLSDRADTVTTLPITVEYRYPHYATSLQGVSSLYLMRLPIGPNESRSFALFFFKVRLPQWVLQPLKPILIPLLQHFVLSKFLAQDIEMIESEQRNYLANRQRRYVEINPAIIAIQRLIVRQYEQFMQKSIQPSLKYQERESITNSTSGS
- a CDS encoding aminotransferase class I/II-fold pyridoxal phosphate-dependent enzyme, which gives rise to MQVIKEYVQRWYESGLDPDEYVCHRKQGNLVEISDADTGEKRTVLTFCTNDVLGLVQCEAVKQAAIDAILQYGTSNSSTSVLSGRITLHQQLEDEISAFKHLPHTQLFLNAWMAMQAMMDAFCHLAIPVPGFQNTRETLILTDVLNHGCIVSAVVNAGTRSGKVFSHSPQVRVKAYRHCDVEDLRRKLQRYARPGDRILVVSDAVFSMDGDIAPLPDMLNVLHHYEGSVLLMDEAHASGALGATGRGIYEHFGILPTQAIERGVVPLIMTTFSKFAASAGAAISTHVAELKPLLNVSPTSIGTISLSPPLAAAALESIRQVRQRPELVQNLQANTRYLRSRLAEHDFVAIGETNVIPVILTSEINPKIFARQLMHNYGLWVSPIWFIAKPRLRITVNALHSREEMDRLVAGMVATRDLFYKPTLSA
- a CDS encoding NAD-dependent epimerase/dehydratase family protein, translating into MKALVTGANGFTGSHLVYALQQRGAQVVGLVRKSSNLSRLANSQLQLVYGDITDRDALQTAMQGVNTVFHTAAYVELGLVNADKMQRVNVEGTRAVMEVAQASGVSKIIYCSTIGIFGDTKGEVVDETFQRRQTDFSSAYDRTKYQAQQIVDEFASQDLPVVSVLPSGIFGADDPHFGPVLQQFLKGRLKLWAGGDRITGIVHVDDLVDAMLLAAEKSPPGEHYIISAGELSTREMFELLSQQTGIPIPAEAPKSIVKLAGNLLDPIGRLLQWQPPLSRERIHYIYDRCVRVDATKARQKLGWKPRSVKETLSEIAKALQESG
- a CDS encoding ABC transporter ATP-binding protein — encoded protein: MAFRSGRECFQVLKGIDLDVSPGDIQLLMGPSGSGKTTLLSILAGLLTPTAGSVYLLGEEITKMSREKLARFRLENIGFIFQGFNLFPALTAAENVELVLNIKGIKGRLARNQAQYLLEQVGLASHTNYKPGDLSGGQKQRVAIARALAGNPQLIMADEPTAALDSRSGHNVIELLRILAKEEGSTVLIVTHDPRIIDVADRVAYMEDGILRQE
- a CDS encoding ATP-dependent Clp protease ATP-binding subunit is translated as MFEYFTDKAIKVIMLSQEETRRLGHNLVGTEQILLGLIGEGTGVAAKVLTELGVSLQDARAEVEKIIGRGDRFVPAELPFTPKVKRVFEQALAEARQLGNNYIDTEHILLGLLREGDGVAAKVLSNLGIHLEQIRTAVIKKHGEVAAVSVGNTDRRSGRTASKTATLDEFSTNLTKLAAEGKIDPVVGREKEIERAIQILGRRTKNNPVLIGEPGVGKTAIAEGLAQRIVTQNVPDILEDRQVISLDMGLLIAGTRFRGDFEERIKAIIEEIRAAGNIILMIDEIHTLISTGGVEGGMDAANILKPALARGELQCLGATTLDEYRKHIERDAALERRFQPIMVGEPSVDETIEILHGLRTTYEQHHRVKITDIALEAAAQLSDRYISDRFLPDKAIDLIDEAGSRVRLRNSQASATSQVKRELVQVSRDKEAAVRVQDFDKARQIRDRELELEAQIKAISENQNDVNTPVVDEEDIAQIVASWTGVPVNKLTETESELLLHLEDTLHQRIIGQQEAVTAVSRAIRRARVGLKNPERPIASFIFSGPTGVGKTELTKALAAYFFGSEEAMIRLDMSEFMERHTVSKLIGSPPGYVGYDEGGQLTEAVRRRPYTVVLFDEIEKAHPDVFNMMLQIMDDGRLTDAKGRTVDFKNTLLIMTSNIGSRVIEKGGGGLGFEIADSQSESSYNRIRNLVNEELKQHFRPEFLNRVDDIIVFRQLTKPEITQIADILLREVSTRLVEQGIELDVTAKFKDRVVQEGYNPSYGARPLRRAIVRLLEDSLAEAMLAGSIKIGDTAIVDVDDRGEVKVEKVANKELLLSSVS
- the psbA gene encoding photosystem II q(b) protein yields the protein MTTTLHRRDANLWEQFCNWVTSTDNRLYVGWFGVLMIPTLLAATTCFIIAFIAAPPVDIDGIREPVAGSLLYGNNIISGAVVPSSNAIGLHFYPIWEAASLDEWLYNGGPYQLVIFHFLIGIFCYMGREWELSYRLGMRPWIAVAYSAPVAAATAVFLIYPIGQGSFSDGMPLGISGTFNFMLVFQAEHNILMHPFHQLGVAGVFGGALFSAMHGSLVTSTLVRETTELESQSYGYKFGQEEETYNIVAAHGYFGRLVGRTNEVILGTTANSRTLHFLLAAWPVVGIWFTALGISTMAFNLNGFNFNQSVLDSQGRVISTWADVLNRANLGMEVMHERNAHNFPLDLATAEAVRVAMTTPAINAKLS